Proteins from a genomic interval of Zingiber officinale cultivar Zhangliang chromosome 1B, Zo_v1.1, whole genome shotgun sequence:
- the LOC121996227 gene encoding transcription factor MYBS3-like, with the protein MAGGGGVKLFGVQLHMASSPLKKSFSMECLSCSHPFAPSSSFSSSASSLGPVDETTEKTTNGYLSDGLGFRKQERKKGVSWTEEEHRQFLVGLEKLGKGDWRGISRNFVNTRTPTQVASHAQKYFLRQNCLNKKKRRSSLFDVVATCEKAVLHTDPYKPVFLSLTMAKQNASETAKVDLSSSIQEQETDHLPSSAGLIERVNGQLSHLDLELRISSSKLNQKNSSTGNLCFGTIRVT; encoded by the exons ATGGCTGGAGGAGGTGGAGTGAAGCTATTTGGGGTTCAGCTTCATATGGCTTCTTCGCCACTCAAGAAAAGCTTCAGCATGGAGTGTCTCTCCTGCTCTCATCCTTTTGCTccttcctcttccttttcttcatccgCATCTTCTCTTGGCCCAGTCGATGAAACCACTGAGAAGACGACTAATGGGTATCTGTCTGATGGTCTTGGTTtcagaaaacaagaaaggaagaAGG GAGTTTCATGGACCGAGGAAGAGCACAGGCAGTTTCTTGTAGGACTTGAGAAGCTTGGAAAAGGAGATTGGAGAGGCATCTCGAGGAATTTTGTCAACACAAGAACTCCCACACAAGTGGCAAGCCATGCTCAAAAGTACTTCTTGAGACAAAACTGCCTCAACAAAAAGAAGCGCCGATCGAGTCTCTTCGATGTG GTTGCAACTTGTGAGAAGGCAGTTCTACACACTGATCCTTACAAGCCAGTCTTCTTATCTCTTACCATGGCAAAACAAAATGCTTCTGAGACTGCAAAAGTAGATCTGAGTTCATCGATCCAAGAGCAGGAAACAGACCATCTGCCCTCATCTGCTGGCCTAATTGAAAGGGTCAATGGGCAGCTCTCACATCTCGATTTGGAGCTTAGAATTTCCAGCTCAAAGTTGAACCAGAAGAACTCATCAACTGGAAATCTATGTTTTGGTACCATAAGAGTTACATAA